Genomic DNA from Trichoderma asperellum chromosome 5, complete sequence:
TAACATCGGAGGTCCGCTCATGGCACTGATTCCAGTCGGGGCAGCAGCGCCCTGAGGAGGCAGTACCGGCTTCCGACCTGTAGAAGAGAGGTGGAATTCTCCAGGCTTTCCCGTAATGGGGATCTCGTCAATGTATTCTCCTCCATATCGTAGGTGGATCAGCAATGATTCCTCGGCGACTCTGTCCATGGAAGGGGCGTCGTgctttgttgctgttgtagGGGCTGATTTGCCGGCTTCGTCGAGCACTGGTTTCTCCTCTTGCGGTTTGGCTGGGGTGGTGGTAGATTGGCTTGCGGGGAGATGGTATACGTGGCCTGTGGATGGACGCCATTTGCGGGCTGCTTCGGCGGCTGGTAAAGCTTTTGCAATGGCCGAAGATATTGTCATCTAGGAGCAAAGTCAGTCATTCATTCTTTAACGGGCGTTTTCCCACGAGTACTGAGCAGGTTCTCTGGCTCTTTCACATACAATTCTGGCTGCCAGAATATCCGCCAACGTGGGAGCCATGTAAATATTCTCCCCTACAACAAAAAACGAGGCATGGACCGTGatttcgtcgtcgtcttggtATCGCTTCCGCCTCGTCTGCTTGCGAATGACCCAAACGCCAGTTCCCATGCCAGGACCCGTCTCGGCAGGCTCCTCTCCCACGATGAATTCCAAGCCCGACATTGTTTTGAGACGCGTTTCAAAGGCCTCACGTGTTTGGATGTAGTGGTACATGGCCATGTTGTTCATTGCCTGGGCCATGATGACGGCGTTGTTGGAGGTGCGCTCGAAGAAGGGCGATTCGGCGAAGTAGAAGAGGATTGTGTTGGAGTGGAGGCCGCCCATCTGGGCTACGATCTGGGGGGAGCGCCATTGGATCTCGTCGAGAGGAGGGTCGTTTGGATTCGACATTTCGAAGCTGGCTGTGCTGGTGTTGATGTTGcgggagagagaagatgatggatgatgtgAGGTACCTAAGCTTGCAGAGTGGGTTGGCGCTGTAAAGAAGCGCTACCCAGTGTGGAGTATCGATTACGGCGGGCCCTTCGCGTTCTGCCGTCAATTTGATTCTTCATCATAACCAAGACCTTTCACGACGACTCTATTCTGCCTCTCTCCAACATGGTGGCGAGTCAGTAGAACTATCAATAATTTACGTCTCAAATTCATTCTCGCAGTTTTTACTCTCATATTCTAGACGACACCGATCATGGATCTTCTCTCGACCATCCGAAAAACCGGCTCGAGAGGTGGCGTCAACTTCAGCTGGGACGAAGTTGCCAACTCCAGCCATCGCGAAAACTACCTCGGCCACAGTCTCAAAGCTCCAGTTGGAAGATGGGCAAAGGGCAGAGATCTGAACTGGTACGCCAAATCTGAGGCCACCGCGGCGTCATCGAACGAGACAGACGAAGAGCGCCAGGACCGAGAACAAAAGGAGGAACTGCGCAAGATCAAAGAGGCGGAGGAAGACGCAATGGCCAAAGCATTGGGCCTGCCGCCTCCAGTTAGGAATACGTCTGGAGCCAATGCGGTGGAAGTTGAACCGAAGCGACAAGTCGGCCCTGCGAGCGGACCGCCGAGAGAGGGTAGCAGAGATGATGCAAAACCAGAGAGATCAAGACGACATGGGGACGACAGAAGAGAACGAAGACGACACaggagcagaagcagagacagAAGCAGGAGCCCTGACCGGCGCCGCGACAGAGACCGTCGGCGACGCAGCCCTGATCGTGCCGAGGGACGAGACGAACGAAATCGCGACCGGGATCGGGATCGCGATCGCCGACAGCGTCGAGATCGTGAAAGAAGTCGAAGCAGAGATCGGAGAGACGACAGACGTGATGATGGGAGAAATGAGAGGCGAGACGAGCGACGGCAGAGAGATAGGAGCAGGCAGCGACACCGTTCGCGATCAAGGGAGCGCAGACGACGGAGTCCTGGAGCAAATTCTCGCCGCGATGATTAATGCGGCCATTTCCATTCATTAATCTTCAAGAAGATTGTTATATAGATGTGCATTTCTCGAGTATTTTacaacttataaataatgaGCAAAGATACCCATATCAAATACTAAGATGCTACAAAAACTACATGATACATCTCATATCATAATAGTGCTACTACCAACTGCGCACCTTGCTTTCTAATAGTATCTGTTTGACGTATGTTGCAAACCGGGAACCTGTTCCGTTCCACATCTGCAAGTGCCAGGCAGCATGCCAACGGTTTGCTGCAGTAACTTCCATGCTAACGGGGTCCTCCGTGTTTGTACTTCTGCGCCAGTCGGCTCCCTAGCCGAAAATCCTTTAGCGCATTTGGCCGCTATAACATTATTTGCACGGGGTCTTGACACGTGCAGTTGTAGCGGCGAGTCGCAACGTAAGCTCCCGAGTAGCATCACTGCCTTAGATTTCGTACTCTCAAAACAATCTCCCTCCAACAAACGATGCGGGCATCCGGCTCTGCGCATAGGGGCTTAGTCTGATTCTGtatctttctctcctttatTTGCCTTTGTTTATTTGCCGTGGATCATTCGGTTCGTTTTATTAGCATCAGTAACGCCGCCTGGCTTTGTTGGGTTCATTTAGCGAGCGTCTCCAAACCTCGGTTGGGTCAGCTTGTCCCTTTAACGTACAAGACTGGGATTCCCCTTTACGACACACTCGCTACTGCGTAACGAAGGACAGCAACATGTACTTTTGAATCTAAAAGTCGAATACGATCACTGCCCGTCTCCAACCATGGCGATGGATTATTCGAGCCTCCGGGCAGCCGCTCTGCGAGAcggcgaagacgaagaggctGTTACCGTCGATACCCGCGCTCTGATCGACAAAGTACTGGCTCGATATTCGGGAGAGTGGACAACTCTGCGAGAGCTCATACAGAACGCCGCCGATGCGCAAGCCACGACTGTCTCGATCAAGTGGGAGACGCATCCGTCGACAAGCGTTCCTCTTCCCAGCAATGCGAACCGATCCGAGTTGCTGAAGCACACGATAGCCAACCATACGCTGCGGCGACTGGTTGTCCAGAACGATGGCCAGCCTTTCACAAAGACTGACTGGGGGCGCCTCAAGAGAATCGCCGAAGGAAACCCCGACGAAACCAAGATTGGAGCGTTTGGCGTTGGCTTCTACAGCGTCTTTGCCGATTGCGAGGAACCCTTTGTTAGCTCTGGAAGCGAGGCCATGGCTTTCTACTGGAAGGGAAACTCTCTGTTTACAAAGAAGTCACATCTGCCTGAAGATAAATCATCGCCCTATACTGCGTTTGTGCTAGACTATAGAAATACGACGACTCCCATGCCGAATCTGCTGTCTATAAGCCAGTTTCTGGCCACGAGTCTGACGTTCGTTgcgttggagaagatggagtttTGGATAGACGATCATCTGATTTTGTCTCTTCACAAGAAGACATCGCCAAGTGTTGACCTGACCTTGCCTCGTGACCTAGAATCTCGGACAAAGGACAACATCATGAAAGTAGCAAGTGTAGGTCGTACAAGCACTCAGATTGACGCATCTTTCATGAATGCGGTTGGATGGAAgccgcaagcagcagcatctacgACGAAATCCTCAGACTCGTATGGTTCAAACGATGCGCCCTCACTCAAGTCCTTCTTTGCCAGATTCACCGCAACTGCATCAAATAGCAGTCTCCTGAAGACTAAGCAGCAGGCAGAAGAGAGCCAGGCACAGACAAAGATTACCGAAGATGTTACCAAATTGAACACCGCCACAATATTCCTTAGAGCTACCACTGCCAGTATCAAGACTCACgtatcctcttctttttcggcTGAGCTTGAGCGTGCTACCAAGAAGCCTCCTCCAAAAACTACAAAGATATCTATTCTCACCACGTCATATGACGAGGCTGAAGCTTCCAATAGCTCATCGACTGAAAGCGGCGCTTTTGCCAAAGCAATAGACGTATTTGCTTCTGTGCTTCCAAGCAAAAAGCCGGGCGGCCGTATCTTTATCGGCTTCCCTACCATGCAGACTACAGGCGCCGGCATGCATATTTCCGCTCCCTCTGTAATCCCCActgtggagagagaggccaTCGACTTGAATGCTCGCTGGGTTAGGACGTGGAATGTTGAACTACTTCGAGCCGCAGGTATCATAGCGAGAATAGCCTTTGCCAACGAGATGGACGACCTTGATCGCAGGATCCGACAATCATCTGAAGCTGGCAAGAAGATATCTGCCGAGATTGTTGACAAATTCATGCCCGAGGCGCTTCATACCCTGAAGACATTTACCTTTGTTGACTCTACGCCGAGCAGCCAGGTCGGCCAGATTATCGAAGAGGCTTTCTGGACCTGCTTTAAGAAGGCTTCTATCGAAGTGTACTCAAGCAGGGGTGTATTGCAAACATCACAAGTTCGGCTGGGCTCAGAAGAGTTGAGTTCATTCGTGGATAGCATTCCAATTGTGCCTCAAGAGATGAAGAACGCGCCATTTGTAAAGAAACTCATCGACTTTGGCCTCATTTCCCACATAACTGTAACAGATGTTAAACAGGAGTTGGAAGCCAAAGCTCTTACAAAATCCCAAGCCATCAACTTCATTAAATGGGCGGGAAAGAAGAGCTTAACCGGCGAGATTGACCCGGGAAGCAGAGCCGCTCTTATGGACGTCGCTGTTGCCACTCTCAGCGATGAAAACGACCAGGGTGAAATCGTGGCCCTGGGCAGCATAAGCAACTATCTCAGTCTCGCAAAGATTCCTGCAGGTATGCCTGTCCCTCCAACTACAGTGCCATTCGCTCTCATTGTGAATATCAGTGCTTCTGAGTTGGAAGCTCTTGGGTGGGAACCGCTGGAGATTGTACCATGGCTACGTTTCCTCATCGAAACTACGAACTCTAGGCCTGAGGAGGAGAGCGTCACTAGGTCGTCCAAATTTGCCGTTTCTGTTCTCACTGTTCTATCCAAAAACTGGGAGAATATGACTATGATTAGTAGGGGGACTGTGCTAAGCCTTATCCAACCAACCCCAATGATACCGACCAAGCTGGGTATGAAGAAACCAACGGAATCATTCTTCGCGTCTGTGAAGCTTTTTGACGATTTACCGGTCATCCAAGGCTGCGAGAAGGTAAAAGAGAAATTCCTGGCTGCCATTGGTGTACGAAAGACAGTTGACTTGGAGACCATTTTCACTCGTCTGCTCAATGCCTCGGGAGAGGATGGCCAAAAGAAATGGAGCCATATGGAGCTTATCAAGTACCTTGCCTCTGTCCAGAATGATATTCCTTCGGACGATCTTAAGAAATTGAAAGAATCCAGGATCTGTCCTGCTGAGGCAGGACCCAAGGGTATGGAGCCTACAAAGGCCACGACGAAGCTGTACAAGGTCTCAGAACTGTTTGAGCCCAAAGACTCTCTTCGATCCCTCCAACTGCCCATCATTCAGTGGCCCGGGCCTCCTGGCAGCTTTCGTCCAAGCAGCCCCGAGGCTCGCTTTCTGGCTGTCCTTGGCTTGCGGACTTTCCCCTCAGTTCCTGAGCTGGTGGACATGATGTCATCGAGCGATCAGGCCTTGAGAACTTCGGCTATGACCTACTTTATTGCTAATCATCATACGAATCGATATGCTGCTTTTGATCTCAGCGACTGCCGCAAACCCATTCTACCGCTCCAAGGAAGTACAAAGTTGGTTACGCCAGCCGCATGCTTTACGAATGAGAGAGCGTCGGTACTTGGATTTGAGATCCTGAGCCGAGATCTCCATGATCATGCCAACGTATGTATCCCTTCCATTCTCCTCAGAAATTCGTCATGTAATCTAACATAGTATATCAGAAATTCGGCGTTGCTCGAGACCCCCCTATGGTTGAGTGCGTGAACCGTCTGTTGGCTAACCCCCCAAAGAACTATCAGTCCGCTGTGACTCTCTTTAGCTATTTTGCCTCTCGAATTAGCGAGCTTGGAGAAAGTAGCCTTGTCAAGCTCCGAACTGCTGCAATTATCCCTGTGAACCGGTCCACCGGATCAGCAAAATCTGGCTCAAACACGTCTTATATCAGCCCATCGCGGGCATATTTGGGAACGTCTTCCACATATGGCGACATTTTCGACTTTGTGGACTTTGGCCAAGATGGGAATGCATTCTTGTTCAAATGCGGCGCGAAGAGTGAACCAACTAAAGTGGAGGTTGCATATATGACGTGCAACGAGCCGGCAAGGCTACTCAGCGTGTTACAGAGCCCTGAGAAGTATTTGGATCTGCTCAAATCTTTAGCGGAGTCTGCTTCGACCTTACAGCGCGACAAGGAGCTTTGGCGGAAAATGAAGAGCTGCTCGTGTCTTCTCGCTTACAAAGAACTCGTGGCACCGTCCAAGGGCGGTAGCAACGATttggacgaagaagaagctccgATCAAGCAGTATCAACTTGCCGCTGCTAACCAAATTGTGGTTTTGGACGACATTATTAGCTACCGACTCTTCAAAGAGTATTTGATTTGTGCTCCTGAGGAGGACATTCTCGAGACCTTTTATCTCAAACTTGGTGCGACGAGGCTTAGTAGCATAGTTCAAGAAGATGTGCGCATTGGGCCTCACACAGGACGACTGCCAATGGCTGAGTCGCTTAAAAAGCATGTTCTTGAAAGATCCAAGATTTTTTTGTACGAATATGCCAACTACCGCAGGGATGCTATCAAGCACGATGCGAAGTGGCTCGAGAAGAATCTTACAGTGGAAGTGGTTCGATCAGTGGCGCTTCGGCGCAGCTTGCAAGGCCACAGGCAAACGCATACCGAGAGGCGCTCTGCGGCTGCCACGTACACCAACCGAGCATGGGTATTGTATGTGGCTGACGACGGAAAGCCGGACATGTACCAGGTTGGTCAGGCTATCTGTCAAATGCTACTCGATAGACCAAACCAGCAAGCGTATCTATTCTTCGAACCCTTCCTCACCCTCGATCTTTACCAACTGAGGTCGCGTGGGTACAACGTTGACCGCATCCTTCGAGCAAAGGCCGCCGAGGCAAGAATCGCGGAAGAGGAAAGGCGCAAGGCgttggaagaagaacagaGACAGATTCGGGAAAGAGAGCAGAACTGGGCACAGCAATCCCAGTCTGATCGTTCCAAGAACCCGCAACTTCCACAGGCAGCCGAAGCTGCACGAGAGGCGCCTAAATCCCCAGCGTCTTCGCCTTCCATGCCGGGAGCATGGGACTCTCCTGAAGAGAGTGCACAGGATAAAACTGCCAATAACAGAAAAAGCAGAGGCCTATTTTCCAACCTTAGCCGTAGACTTGGATTTGATACCCAGGATGACGAGAAGAACGACTCCCGAGGACAGGTGGAGCAGTTTATGGGCAACAATTCCAACACCAACGCGGGCCCATCGTCGGGTGACGGGGCCGCTGGTAATGGGGATGGCCAAAAGGATGATGGCAAAGTCACGAACCCGGCCGTTGTGCAACAGAATCTGCTAAACGCAGTCAATGCAACCCGGGCGCACGGCTCCGACAGAGTCTTCTCAGAGCCTCAAGTCAACGAGGTCAAGGAACAGGCAACATATTGCGACAAGAAACCGGCTCAAAACATCAACTTTGTGGCTGAGGCTTCCAATGGCATGAAAGTCTTTGTGGCCAAGGATATGAGTGCCAATCCAGCAGCCTTTTTGTCGGCAAATCTAGCAGCAATCAACTCATTTGCATCGCTGCTTGTGGAAGTGGGCGCAGTTTACTCGTTGGCGCCAAAAGTGTTGCACATATTCTATGATGAGGCAGGCGGTACGATTGCGTTCAATACGGGTGGAAGCATCTTTTGCAACCTGCGCTTCTTCCTCCAGCTGCACGCGGCACAGGTTGATGTGCCAAACGGGGCTGGTAAAGCCGAGGCAGGGACTTGGTGGTGGGTTGTGATGGCCCACGAGTTGGCTCACAACTTGGTTTCGACTCACAACTCTGATCACAGTTATTACACGTATGTTATCTCCTTGACACAGCTTCGAATATATTACCAGTCGTTGACTAACAGTTTTGCAGTGAATCGTTTATCCAGCAGTATATGGGCAAGATGATGGCAAAGACTGCCCAGTGGACTCAGGGCGGTGCGTCCCGGTCAGCTGAGCTCCCTTCTCGACCTGCGCCAGAGAGGCAATCGGTTCCTTCAGAACCGCCGCCTTCGTATAGAGAAGCGCGGAATGCAGCCGACTACATGTTTGGCTAATGTCACGATTTGTATTGTGTGGGCGTTTTGATATTtgtctgtttctctttttctgggCGTTTGACCGATACAGCGAATGATAGATGAGCGATGTGAAAGTAGACAGCGTATAAGTCGCGATGACGGACGGAGATGGATTGATGGGCAATTGGTTCTTTAGAATGGCCTCTATAGACTACTCAGCTCTACCCTTTGCGATTAGATACATACCACGCAGTTTATGAGATGCCGACTATAGAGAACTGAACTGAACTCCTATCAGCAAGCTCGCCTGCTTGTTCAAACAAAAGTTCCATTCACATGTTGCTTACTCCAATTTAATTCGTTAGCCTCGATACTAAATCTTAAAAAAGCTGATTACCTAAGGCGATGCCGATTGTCGGCTGGTGTAGCTCGAGTTGCAAGTGAAAAACTTTCGACGCATTGGTTGTTGGTTACACTTGATCATTATCCCAGGCATCTGTGAAAAAATGGATCAATCGGAGGCGCAGGCTATTGACAGTTCTTCTGGCAGCGAGAAGGGCCTGAAcaacagcagaggcagcagagggTACGGCGGCCGCCTATATTTCCCCAAAGACTCCAGTTCCCGCTAACAAGGTGCTGCATCTGCAGGCGACGACCGAGCATCATCCTGCCCCCACGCGATGAGCGCGACCAGCCAGACGCAAAGCGCCGgcggagaaagaagaaggccgcccGGCGGGCGAAGAAGGACGACGTGGAcggcgacagcagcagcaacgtgAACACGGGCGCGGACACGACGCTGACCAAGACAACCGGCCCGCTCGTCGACTTTGAGGGCCTCAGCCGGCCCAGCTTTGGCAcgcagcagcgccgcaagGAGACGCccgaggcggcggcgctgcgcCTGGAGCGCATGAAGGGCGCCGTGACGACGCTGCTGGAGTGCGTGGGCGAGGACCCCCAGCGCGAGGGCCTGCTGGCGACGCCGCAGCGGTACGCAAAGGCCATGCTGGACTTCACCAAGGGCTACCAGGAGAACATCTCGGACATTGTCAACGGCGCCATCTTCCAGGAGGGCCACAACGAGATGGTGATTGTCAAGGACATTGACGTGTACTCGCTGTGCGAGCACCACCTGGTGCCCTTCATGGGCAAGATGCACATTGGCTACATCCCCAACAACGCCGTCATCGGCATCTCCAAGCTGCCGCGCATCGCCGAGATGTTTGCGCGCCGGCTGCAGATCCAGGAGCGCCTGACAAAGGACGTGGCAAATGCGATCTTCGAGGTGCTGGCGCCGCAGGGGGTGGGCGTCGTCATGGAGTCGTCGCACCTGTGCACGGTGATGAGGGGCGTGCAGAAGACGGGCAGCACGACGATTACGAGCTGCGTGCTGGGGTGTTTTGAGAGGCGGGAGAAGACGCGGAATGAGTTTCTGAGCTTGATTGGGGTGAATCgacggtgatggtggtgcgGATGGTGCTTGTACTATttgcttgggcttgggatTTTTTTGGGCTTTTGCTTGGGCGTGGGGTTTTGACTAATTggctatagctagctttgACTGTGTGATATTTAGAAGCTGCATGTTAATGAATTGctgatctttttttcttttttcttctggaaGGAGGTTCTTAtgtgttttgcttttttttttttttgtcttgacTTGTTAGTCGTTGGCTGAGACATGCTGGAACAGCGTACTAAGTAAGCATGTTTACTACTGGCCCAACGGGTGGGCTTGTtacttttagtttatttGACTATCTAATGCTGTCATATTTGAAATGCCATGGCTTTCAATTCACGCAAAATAACGGATTTGTCCGACATTCTCTAGGTCAGCTTGGGTTGAATAATTGTAGCTTCTATATATGGTTGCGATAGCTTGGTCCAAGTCTCTTGCTTTACAGTGCATGGGAGAGTTTCCCCAACTGCTTTGGCAACAAAACAGAGAAAGTATTAGAGCAAAGGAGATGAgagtataatataaataaacctaataattttttataataagattattattattcgaAACATAATCGTGAGTAGCATCAAGACTATTTGTTGTTGATCTCATTGCCCAGTACGCCAAGTCACATGCCTCTCCACGTGACTCCACCTCTCAATGGCGGGTCGTCCAACCTCATCATCCCAATTCCGATAGCCCAGGCATCACGGCCCATCCCAGCTCTCAAAACCGGCCAATTCTCCAACACCACCAGGGAAGACGCCAATCCCCGGACCCTCGATCTCTCCTCCTTTCAACACAGATCAAAATCTCCCACTCCATCCATCATGGTCCACCGCGTCGCTTTCTGGAGCTGCTTCGGTTCGtatctccctccccccccaCCGGGACAAAATCTCTCTTTGAAGCTATCCAAGCTAACcactctctttctctccccccACAGGCTTGGCCGTGCGCTTCTGGCAGGTCGGCATTGAGATGCGCCCCTTCTTCAACCGCTCCTCGCTGTGGGCGTACCCCGTCTATGCGCTCGGCGGAGCGAGCTTCGGACACTGGCTGCAGGGCGTGGACGACCGACAGACGGAGATGCTGGGCGAGCGAAAGAGGGCTttgttggagaagagggcgaggaagGCGCAGCGGGATGCTGAGAGGGGACAGGAGGCTTAAACgtttttgaaaaaaaaaaaaaaaagagtgttTTGAAGGAGgggatttttaataaaagggACATATATGGGATGGaaaggacaagaagagcGAAATATCCGAATTGTACATAAAGATGGGCTGGAGAGCGACGGAAGATTTCGGAATTgatcatcttttttttctgtcttggATTGATGGAAATGAGCAAGTTTGAGAGTCGTGGGCTGAGATGTGATGTTATGCGTCATTGGATTGGCTAGCTATCGGGTTCAATGCATTGAGAGGCTTCCAAAAACGCAtacatgcagatgcagatacACATGATACAGATCATTTGTCATGCTCACAGTTTCAGTATGAATTTCAAGATCACGAAttggtttctttctttctttctttatcctTTGCTTAATGCCTTGTTGGCTACAGCCTGCCTCATATTCCGTCATAAAtgcttctttatttttttgttttacttttacttttactattccTCTTACAGTTCCTCCAGTTTTCGCAAAATTGCAGGCACAGACTTGGCTGAACAGATACCCAGCTCCGTCACCACAGCCGAAATAGACTTATCCCTTGTCGTGTCAAACAGCAGCCTAAACTCCTCATCCGTGTTCCTCTCTGGATCAATCTCATTGTACGTGAGCGAATCTATCGACACACGCTCCGTGAAATTGATCGTCTCGCACAGCGAAGTCACCCGCATGCCCAAGTCAAAGGCAGCCGTTGCGACGTCGCAAGTGCCTGCTCGCGCGTACATGGCTCCGTTGCTAAACATGGCCTCTGCAGCGACGAGAACAGTAGTCGACTCCTGAAGGTTGGTGCGCAGGGCGCCAAAGTCGGGTGAGTAGATGACGGGGATGCCGGCAGCAGTCAGCTTCTTGACGTGGCCGAGACCGACTCTCTCAAACGGGTcgtcgacgaggatgacTTTGAATCGCTTGCCGTTGGCCTTGGCTTTGAGGAGGGCCCTCTCTACGAGGTGGTGGTGCGCATATGTGAGGATGACGTCGTCTTCGGCAATCATGTCGGCTGCCGTATTGACAATGACGAGATCAGCCAGGGTGATGCGCTCGTGGATGAAGCTGTCGATGGCTTCACACAGCAGCTTTTTGGCGTCAGAGTCGGCCATGTCGATATCAATCTTGCTGATCTGAAGCTTAAGCCACCTGATAGCGTTGCCCATGGAGAAGCACATGGGCCGACAGGCTGTGAGGTAGACAATTTGAGGGTTGAGAACGTGGGAGGTGAAGTGTCGAGAGAGGGTGGTTCCATGAGGTGTTGTGTATGAATCAATGACCTTGGGTTTTTTTGTTAGTTGACACACCAGTACTCAAGCCTCATATACTGTACAGCTATTTACCTTTTTGAAGGCCAAGAGGGTAGCCTCTAGCCGAGTGGTGCTATCACTGATGGCCATGGTGCTCATCTGctggcccagcagcagaacaGCAGGGTGGACGTCCTTGTCCGCATGGGTGATGTTGACGCCCTTTGCCATGGCCAGGTGGCTAAAGTAATCTGGAATCGTCGGCTTCACTTCCTTGGGCGCTGCTGGCACTGGTGCAGCCGATCGCGGCGCGGGAATCTTTCCATGCTGGGCTCCGGCCTGTGTTCCATCTTGTTTTGGCTTCGGTTTGCTGCCGCTCTT
This window encodes:
- a CDS encoding uncharacterized protein (BUSCO:EOG092D26WR), giving the protein MAAEGGQPAPKSEAPVEKKDQAAQGDQKKASKDQAKAGAAAEPAGEKKLSGAELKKKAKEEKAARRAAAKATQPQPPAGAPAQSDAKSGSKPKPKQDGTQAGAQHGKIPAPRSAAPVPAAPKEVKPTIPDYFSHLAMAKGVNITHADKDVHPAVLLLGQQMSTMAISDSTTRLEATLLAFKKVIDSYTTPHGTTLSRHFTSHVLNPQIVYLTACRPMCFSMGNAIRWLKLQISKIDIDMADSDAKKLLCEAIDSFIHERITLADLVIVNTAADMIAEDDVILTYAHHHLVERALLKAKANGKRFKVILVDDPFERVGLGHVKKLTAAGIPVIYSPDFGALRTNLQESTTVLVAAEAMFSNGAMYARAGTCDVATAAFDLGMRVTSLCETINFTERVSIDSLTYNEIDPERNTDEEFRLLFDTTRDKSISAVVTELGICSAKSVPAILRKLEEL